In a genomic window of Chryseobacterium sp. G0162:
- a CDS encoding S8 family peptidase: MKKILLFCFLTGYSYTFAQTQLVFVYFKDKPNKAAFYANPLSELSQKSLNRRTTLGLSLNDQDAPIEQSYIQNLQNLGFTVTDYSKWLNGAAVNATTAQITLLQAQPFVLSVESFIRNGGPVLKSMAVNKWQNTTDTQKTLTNFEYGSGELQVDQVNIRPLHLAGYTGTGVSIAVIDSGFPTVNTGNAFLRLRNNNKIKGGYDFVTKSNDIYNPSLNAHGTVVLGAIGGYLENIFVGSAPDADFYLYRSENSAAEIPEEELYWIEAAEEADRKGVEIITTSLGYNVYDNPQYSYTYADMNGSTSFIARGAGIAAEKGIFVLAAAGNSGDKPWHYLLTPADNAKVFTIGAVDSSGNTSVFSSFGPNSAGVIKPDGSARGTATATVLGDTTYTSTGTSLATPIAAGGVACLLQAFPVMNRDQLKTKLRQTASIYPNHTDQMGYGILNFGSLYNSVLNTSEIVKKEKFALFPNPVKSILNIASENEINSLEIYDNLGRLIRKADHQKSVKVDDFAKGVYYLKIQTNDKVYYEKFIKE; this comes from the coding sequence ATGAAAAAAATTTTACTCTTTTGTTTCCTAACAGGTTACTCCTATACTTTTGCCCAAACTCAGCTTGTTTTTGTTTATTTTAAAGATAAGCCTAATAAAGCGGCATTTTACGCCAATCCTCTTTCTGAACTTAGCCAAAAATCCCTTAACAGGCGTACAACCTTAGGTCTATCTCTTAATGATCAAGATGCCCCTATAGAACAATCTTACATACAAAATCTTCAAAATCTGGGATTTACCGTTACAGATTATTCAAAATGGCTTAATGGAGCCGCTGTAAATGCTACCACGGCACAAATCACCCTTTTACAAGCACAGCCTTTTGTACTTTCTGTAGAAAGTTTTATCCGAAATGGAGGACCTGTATTAAAATCAATGGCTGTAAATAAATGGCAAAATACTACAGATACTCAAAAAACACTTACCAATTTTGAATATGGCTCAGGAGAATTGCAGGTTGACCAAGTCAACATAAGACCGCTACATCTTGCTGGCTATACCGGGACCGGAGTTTCTATCGCTGTTATTGATAGCGGATTTCCTACTGTAAATACAGGAAATGCTTTTCTGAGATTACGAAACAATAACAAAATAAAGGGAGGATATGACTTTGTTACTAAATCCAATGACATTTACAATCCATCTCTGAATGCGCATGGCACTGTTGTACTGGGAGCTATAGGTGGTTATCTGGAAAATATATTTGTAGGCTCTGCTCCCGATGCTGATTTCTACCTGTATCGCAGTGAAAATTCTGCTGCTGAAATTCCCGAAGAAGAACTCTACTGGATTGAAGCCGCTGAAGAAGCAGATAGAAAAGGAGTGGAAATTATTACGACCTCACTTGGATATAATGTTTATGACAATCCTCAATACAGCTACACGTATGCTGATATGAACGGGAGCACCTCATTTATTGCAAGAGGAGCAGGAATTGCCGCTGAAAAAGGAATCTTTGTATTGGCTGCAGCAGGAAATTCCGGAGATAAACCCTGGCACTATCTTCTGACCCCGGCAGATAATGCTAAGGTATTTACAATCGGAGCTGTGGATTCTTCAGGAAACACATCTGTATTTTCATCTTTCGGTCCTAATTCTGCTGGGGTTATTAAGCCGGACGGAAGCGCAAGAGGAACAGCTACAGCCACTGTTTTAGGTGATACAACTTATACCAGTACAGGAACTTCTCTTGCCACCCCTATTGCTGCCGGAGGTGTAGCCTGCCTCCTTCAGGCATTTCCCGTTATGAATAGAGATCAGCTCAAAACAAAATTGAGGCAAACCGCTTCTATTTATCCTAATCACACAGATCAAATGGGATACGGCATTCTAAATTTCGGAAGTCTGTATAACAGTGTTCTCAATACCTCTGAAATTGTTAAAAAAGAGAAATTTGCCCTATTCCCAAACCCTGTTAAAAGCATCCTGAATATTGCATCAGAGAATGAAATCAATTCGCTGGAAATTTATGATAACCTGGGAAGATTAATAAGAAAAGCAGACCATCAAAAATCTGTAAAGGTTGATGATTTTGCAAAAGGAGTTTATTATCTGAAAATTCAGACCAATGATAAAGTATATTATGAGAAATTTATAAAGGAATAA
- a CDS encoding phosphoenolpyruvate carboxylase, which translates to MRHDQRAEKFRQIVENKFQIYNSLFMSLPYDKMTNIGMLLPFLYEESKTGYDAGKTPEEIVEEFFKNHTDLQNEEQKLELLFKIIQYIERQVVLFDSIEDAAFPNLHSESDSGTVTNLFERSFQDHKIEKVREKLKDFSVKVVFTAHPTQFYPSSVQRIIQDLRGAITSDSVTQIDTLLQQLGKTPFVNKEKPTPIDEALSIISYLRYVYYDTIGELFTKIKKTFGNEHFHLHEDIIQLGFWPGGDRDGNPFVTADVTKRVAEELRSAILKSYYSHLKFIRRRLSFRGVSEVLTALSEELYAAIFNGKAITAEAILKKADETEKILINEHNALFLDLLVNFRDRVKIFGTHFATLDIRQDSRIHQKVIDEVFAKLYGNEEADYEQKFNRLIQTSDFVNADDFEDIVKDTLLTVSQVSEIQNLNGLRGMNRYIISNSDAVKDVMNVYAFFKICRYKDEDINMDIVPLFETMEGLDNAEYVMNELYQNPVYKRHLERRGNQQTIMLGFSDGTKDGGYLKANWEIYKAKEVLTKLSEQNNIKVVFFDGRGGPPARGGGKTHDFYASQGKTIANNKIELTIQGQTITSIFGNKEQAQYNFEQLLTAGVENDVFKNAKKDLTEKERALIIELANISYQKYSDLKAHPMFVPYLQEMSTLEYYGKTNIGSRPSKRGNGSELKFEDLRAIPFVGSWSQLKQNVPGFFGFGYAMQKMKEQGRFEEVRELYRGSDFFKTLVLNSMMSMNKSYFPLTYYIKNNPKFGAFWNILFSEYELSKEIMLELTGFKMLQEEDPLSRKSVKIREKIVLPLLSIQQYALIKIQKGEGNKEAYEKLVTRSLFGNINASRNSA; encoded by the coding sequence ATGAGACACGACCAACGCGCAGAAAAATTCAGGCAGATCGTGGAGAACAAATTCCAGATCTACAATTCATTATTTATGAGCCTGCCCTATGATAAAATGACGAATATCGGGATGTTGCTTCCTTTTCTTTATGAGGAAAGCAAAACCGGCTATGATGCAGGGAAGACCCCCGAAGAAATTGTTGAAGAATTTTTTAAAAACCATACGGATCTACAGAACGAAGAGCAGAAACTTGAACTGCTTTTTAAGATTATCCAATATATAGAAAGACAAGTAGTTTTATTTGATAGTATCGAAGATGCTGCATTTCCAAACCTGCACTCAGAAAGTGATAGTGGAACCGTTACCAATCTTTTTGAACGTTCTTTTCAGGATCATAAAATTGAAAAAGTACGTGAAAAACTAAAAGATTTCAGTGTGAAAGTGGTGTTTACAGCGCATCCAACTCAGTTTTATCCAAGTTCAGTGCAGAGAATCATTCAGGATTTGAGAGGAGCCATTACCAGTGATTCTGTTACACAGATTGATACGCTTTTGCAGCAATTAGGAAAAACTCCTTTTGTGAATAAAGAAAAGCCAACACCTATTGACGAGGCTTTGAGTATTATTTCCTATTTGAGATATGTATATTACGATACCATTGGGGAGCTATTTACCAAAATTAAAAAGACTTTTGGAAATGAACATTTCCATCTGCATGAAGATATTATTCAGCTTGGATTCTGGCCGGGAGGAGATCGTGACGGAAATCCTTTTGTGACAGCAGATGTTACCAAAAGAGTAGCAGAAGAACTTCGCTCAGCAATTCTGAAATCTTATTACAGTCATTTAAAATTTATCAGAAGAAGATTAAGCTTTAGAGGGGTTTCTGAAGTCTTGACAGCGTTGAGTGAGGAGTTGTATGCGGCCATTTTCAACGGAAAGGCCATTACCGCAGAAGCAATTTTAAAGAAAGCCGATGAGACTGAAAAGATATTAATTAATGAGCACAATGCTCTGTTTTTGGATCTTTTAGTAAATTTTAGAGATCGTGTGAAGATTTTCGGAACTCATTTCGCGACGTTGGATATCCGTCAGGATAGTAGAATTCATCAGAAAGTTATTGATGAGGTTTTTGCAAAATTATATGGAAATGAAGAAGCGGATTACGAACAAAAATTCAACAGATTGATTCAGACTTCAGATTTTGTAAATGCAGATGATTTTGAAGACATTGTAAAAGACACCTTATTAACTGTATCTCAGGTTTCTGAAATTCAGAATCTCAACGGATTAAGAGGAATGAACCGTTATATTATTTCTAATTCTGATGCAGTGAAAGATGTAATGAATGTTTATGCCTTCTTTAAGATCTGCAGATATAAGGATGAAGATATCAATATGGATATTGTACCGCTTTTTGAAACTATGGAAGGGCTTGATAATGCAGAATATGTGATGAATGAACTGTATCAGAATCCTGTATATAAAAGACATCTTGAAAGAAGAGGAAATCAACAGACAATTATGTTGGGCTTCTCTGATGGAACTAAAGACGGTGGATATTTAAAAGCTAACTGGGAAATTTATAAAGCTAAAGAAGTTCTGACAAAACTTTCAGAGCAGAATAATATCAAAGTAGTATTTTTTGACGGTAGAGGCGGGCCTCCGGCAAGAGGTGGAGGAAAAACTCACGATTTCTACGCTTCTCAGGGAAAAACAATTGCTAACAATAAAATTGAACTTACGATTCAAGGACAGACCATTACGAGTATTTTTGGAAATAAAGAGCAGGCACAATACAATTTTGAACAGTTATTGACAGCAGGAGTTGAAAATGATGTATTCAAGAATGCTAAAAAAGACCTGACAGAAAAAGAAAGAGCATTGATTATTGAGCTGGCTAATATCAGTTATCAGAAATACTCAGACCTGAAGGCTCATCCAATGTTTGTTCCTTATCTTCAGGAGATGAGTACCTTGGAGTATTATGGGAAAACCAATATCGGAAGCCGTCCATCGAAGAGAGGAAACGGAAGTGAACTGAAGTTTGAAGACTTAAGAGCTATCCCATTTGTGGGTTCATGGTCACAATTGAAGCAGAATGTTCCCGGATTTTTTGGTTTTGGCTATGCCATGCAGAAGATGAAGGAGCAAGGAAGGTTTGAAGAAGTAAGAGAATTGTATAGAGGTTCAGACTTCTTTAAGACCTTAGTGTTGAACTCAATGATGAGTATGAATAAGTCTTACTTCCCGTTAACTTACTACATCAAAAACAATCCTAAATTTGGAGCTTTCTGGAACATCCTTTTCAGTGAATATGAGCTTTCAAAAGAAATCATGTTGGAACTGACAGGTTTCAAAATGCTACAGGAAGAGGACCCGTTATCCAGAAAATCTGTGAAGATCCGTGAGAAGATTGTTCTACCATTGCTAAGCATTCAGCAATATGCCCTGATTAAAATTCAAAAAGGAGAGGGAAATAAAGAAGCTTATGAAAAATTAGTGACAAGATCCTTATTCGGAAACATTAATGCAAGCAGGAACTCAGCTTAA
- a CDS encoding Crp/Fnr family transcriptional regulator, giving the protein MGYIREYYEQIVKLQESEWEFIAGYFRRKVYAKNEIITQQGDTENFLSFIESGLVRFYIPDDEYGYTFSFSFEKEFTCAYDSFLTQTPSEYEMQALTETVVWQISFDDLQKIYSQTNVGNHLGRFASEKLFLAKSKRELSLLKLTAKERYLKLFTEQPELLQRVPLKYIASYIGITPQALSRIRKNIN; this is encoded by the coding sequence ATGGGTTACATCAGAGAATATTACGAACAAATCGTCAAACTACAGGAATCTGAATGGGAATTCATCGCAGGGTATTTCCGTAGAAAAGTGTATGCTAAAAACGAGATCATTACCCAACAAGGTGATACGGAAAACTTTCTGTCTTTTATTGAATCCGGATTGGTAAGATTTTATATTCCTGATGATGAATATGGCTATACTTTCAGCTTCAGTTTTGAAAAGGAGTTTACTTGTGCGTATGATTCTTTCCTTACCCAAACTCCTTCTGAATACGAGATGCAGGCACTTACCGAAACAGTGGTATGGCAAATTTCTTTTGATGATTTACAGAAAATCTACAGTCAAACCAATGTGGGCAATCATTTAGGGCGTTTTGCTTCCGAGAAACTTTTCCTGGCTAAAAGCAAAAGAGAGCTTTCTTTATTGAAACTTACCGCGAAGGAACGCTATTTAAAGCTATTTACCGAACAGCCTGAACTGCTACAGCGTGTCCCTCTGAAATATATTGCTTCTTACATCGGAATTACTCCGCAGGCTTTAAGCAGAATCCGCAAAAACATTAATTAA
- the def gene encoding peptide deformylase, with product MNLPIIAYGNRILKQKCIQINKNSPEIQDLITNMWETMENSNGCGLSSSQINKPLQLFIVDSQITFENLDTESQLVYFEKNDKGIKETFINARIIDTSEETWEDYEGCLSIPGLSQKVERPWKITVEYFNQDFIKQTKTFTGLTARIIQHEYDHTQGVLYIDRLKSLTRKMIESKLKKIVNGNIKTGYPMKFL from the coding sequence ATGAATTTACCTATTATTGCCTATGGAAATCGCATTTTAAAGCAAAAATGTATACAGATTAACAAAAACAGCCCGGAAATCCAGGACCTGATTACCAACATGTGGGAAACCATGGAAAACTCCAACGGGTGCGGCCTCTCCTCTTCTCAGATCAATAAACCTTTACAGCTTTTTATCGTTGACAGCCAGATTACTTTTGAAAACCTCGACACTGAGAGTCAACTTGTTTATTTCGAAAAGAATGACAAAGGAATTAAAGAAACTTTTATCAATGCCAGGATTATTGATACCTCTGAAGAAACCTGGGAAGATTATGAAGGATGCCTAAGTATTCCCGGTTTGTCTCAAAAGGTAGAAAGACCCTGGAAAATCACTGTCGAATATTTTAATCAGGATTTTATCAAACAAACCAAAACCTTCACTGGATTAACGGCTAGAATTATTCAGCATGAGTACGATCATACACAGGGTGTTTTATATATTGATCGCCTAAAATCACTGACAAGAAAAATGATAGAGTCGAAACTCAAAAAGATTGTCAATGGAAATATTAAAACAGGGTATCCAATGAAATTTTTATAA